The sequence ACTATTGTACCTGGAATTGCTATGGCCATCATAGTTATAAACTCAATAAAAGATCTACCAAAAAATTCCTTTCTAACAATTAAAAAGGCTATAATCATAGCTAAAATTCCTGTAATTGGAGTAGAAATTAAAGCTAATAAAGTTGTATCTCTAATTGGTTTCATTCCTAAATCAAAAACATATCTATAATGCTCAAGTGAGAAACTATTATTTATTCCCCATAATTTTACAAAGGATCCTAAAGGTATCATAATATACATTATAAAAACTCCAAGTGTTATTATTGACATTACTATAACTATTGGAAGAGCTATTCCTTTTTCAGAAATTTTTTCTCTCTGTCTAGATACTTTTCCAGTTACAGTTACATAGGATTTTTTACTTATATAATATTTTTGAGTGACAAATATAGATACTGACATTAGCACTAATATTACTGCAAGGGCTGTTGCACTACCCATATCAAAGTTTCCTATTCCTTGTAAATAAATTTGAACTGCCACTGTTGTAAAATTTCCTCCTATTACCATTGGATTTGAGAAATCTGCTATTGCTTGTATAAATATTACAAGTATAGCATTTGCAATTCCTGGAACCATAAGAGGTAAAGTTATAGTTCTAAACACATCCCATCTTGAAGCTCCTAAATCTCTTGAAGCTTCTTCAACTGAAGGATCTATTTTTTGTAAAAGTCCAACTAACATTAGGTAGGCTACTGGAAAAAAAGTTAAAACTTGAACTAAGACCAAACCTTTAAATCCATATATCTCTGCATTTCTTATTCCAAGAAGTGTTCTAGTTATATATCCTCTTCTTCCAAGTAACATAATAGCTGATAATGCTATTACAAATGGAGGAGAAACAATTGGAAGTATTGCTATGGAACTAAATACTTTTTTAAATGGCACTTTTATATATGTCATTGCATATGCAAAAAAGAATCCTATAGCAGTTGAAATTGTAGATGTCACCACTCCTAATTTCAAAGTATTTAATATGATCACAAAATTTTCATGCATATCCCTTACATTTCTATAATGAATCAAAGAAAATTCTCCCTTGTAAGTAAAACTTTCCTTTAAAACATTGAACATAGGTAATAATATAAATAAGATTAAAATTACCATTACAAATGTAAAAGTTGAAAATAAGATTGGGTCATAAAACATTTTTTTCATATTTTTTATACTTGTCTCTAATTTTATTCTAAAATTTGACATATTTATCCCTTTCTCTTCCCCTATTTTTTAGGTGCTTTAGTTTTTGTTGCATTACTGAATTTTACTAGTAAATCTTTTCTATTTGCTCCTGCCCATGAAAAATCATAGTCAATTAATTTTGTACCCACTATTTCTTGAGCTTCCTTTGGAGGAATAGCATTTTCATTTGTTAAGAATTGGAAAGAACCTACTGTTTGTCCTATTTCTTGAGCTCTCTTAGATAATGCCCAGTCAACAAATTTTCTAGCAGCTTCTTGATCAGGACCGTTTTTTAAAACTGCAACTCCACCTATTTCAAATCCTGTTCCTTCCTTTGGAGCAGCAATAATTATATCTTTATACCCTTCTTTTCTATATTTAATAGCATCATGTAAGAATGTTATACCTACTGCAGTTTCTCCCATTCCAACCATTCTTCCTGGAGCTGTTCCTGATTTTGTATATTGTCTTACTTGTTTATTTAGTTGTTGCATATATTTCATTCCTTCTTTTTCACCCTTTAATTGAATTATTGTAGATAGCATTGTATATGCTGTTCCTGAAGAACCTGGATGAGCTGTTACTAATTCTCCCTTGTATTCTGGTTTTAATAAATCTGCCCAAGACTGAGGCATTTTAGCACCTATTTCATCTAATAATTCTTTATTACCAACAAATCCTAAATATCCTACATATATTCCTGTCCAAACTCCATTAGGATCTTTAAACTTACTTGGTATTTGATCTGCAACTGGAGATTTATATGGTTCAATTAATCCTTCTTCATTTGCAGCTACAAATGCATCAACTGGACCTCCAAACCAAACAGAGGCTGTCATATTATCTTTTTCAGCTCTGACTCTTGCTAAAGTTTCTCCACTACTCATTCTTACAAATTCTGTTTTTATTCCTGTTTCTTTCTCAAATTCTCTAGTAGATTTAATTGCATAATCTTCCATCAGCCCTGCGTAAATTAATAAATGCCCCTTATCTTTACTTGCCCCTAGTGCTATTGAAGATACTAACGTAAAAAGTGCCACTTTTTTCAAAAAATTTTTCATAACCTTATCCTCCTTAATCCCTTTATTTAATTTTATTTGAACTACACTCTTAATAATACCCCGTCTTTTTCAAAAGTCAAGGGCTAGTCTTCTTTATTTTTTTGCTTCCTTCTTTTATTTATTTTTTCCTTTGCTATATCCTTAACTACTTCTCTAATATTAATACTATGAAAAGTTGGAATTAATCTAAAGCCAAGATTAATTATTTTTCTTCTTTCTCCTATTCTCAATTTAAAAGTATCCATATTCAAAGTAAATTCTTTGTTTTCTACTTCTTCTATTACACCCTTTAAAATATTCATTAAATTCATTTTAATAACTACATCAATTATGAAAAATCCAAAAAACATTCCTAAAAAATATGAAAAACTTAAATTTGAAAAAAGAAAAGAAACATTTTCTGTAAGTATAGGGCTTACATATAAATAAAATAACTCCCCTAATATCCCCCAGTAAATAGCATATTTAAAACAAACTATACCATTATAATTAAATCTTTCATCTCTATAATCCCAAAGTCTAATCTTATAATATTTTAAAATAATATATCCACCAATATACTCCATTAAGGTCATAGACATAGCTATCATAAAAAATCTACTCACATCATTCATTTCATATCCTGATAATATATATAGTATTATTCCACCAATTCCATATATAGGTAGGTACGGTCCATATAAAAATCCTGGATTGATAAATTTTTTAGTATCTCCAAAATATCTTCGATAAATTAATTCTATAATCCATCCTGATACACTACAAATTATAAATATTAAACTATATTTTAATATATCGTCCATAAAAACTCCTTTCAAGTAAAATAAACTTCACTATAAGTATACTCTAAAGTTTAAAAAAATCAATTACCTACACTTAAGAGTTAAATTTTTAATCAATTATCTTTTTTTTATATTTTTTCCAAAAATAAATTTGAAAAAGATTTTTAATTGTGGTAATTTGTTAACTAGGGTAGCTAAATTTATTTTATACAAGGAGGCATCTTAATGAATATTGGGTTTATCGGAGCTGGAAAGGTTGGATTTTCTCTAGGAAAATATTTTTCAACAAAAAATAAAATAGTTGAAGGGTATTACAGCCATAATTATCAGTCTTCAGTTGAAGCAGCTAAATTTACTAATAGCAAAGCATATAGAAATTTAGAAGAATTAGTTATGAAAAGTAATATTATATTCATAACTACACCTGATGATTATATTGCTGACATATGGGAAGAAATAA is a genomic window of Fusobacterium sp. JB019 containing:
- a CDS encoding iron ABC transporter permease, yielding MSNFRIKLETSIKNMKKMFYDPILFSTFTFVMVILILFILLPMFNVLKESFTYKGEFSLIHYRNVRDMHENFVIILNTLKLGVVTSTISTAIGFFFAYAMTYIKVPFKKVFSSIAILPIVSPPFVIALSAIMLLGRRGYITRTLLGIRNAEIYGFKGLVLVQVLTFFPVAYLMLVGLLQKIDPSVEEASRDLGASRWDVFRTITLPLMVPGIANAILVIFIQAIADFSNPMVIGGNFTTVAVQIYLQGIGNFDMGSATALAVILVLMSVSIFVTQKYYISKKSYVTVTGKVSRQREKISEKGIALPIVIVMSIITLGVFIMYIMIPLGSFVKLWGINNSFSLEHYRYVFDLGMKPIRDTTLLALISTPITGILAMIIAFLIVRKEFFGRSFIEFITMMAIAIPGTIVGLGYIITYNKKPLVLAGTAFILIIAFIMRNMPIGIRSGIAALQQIDPSIEEAACVLGANSKKVFTSVTLPMIKPAFFSGLVYAFVRSMTLVSTIIFLVSARYNLLTVAIMNQIDVGKIGVASAYCTILIFIVFVIVGLMRFTLKRMGIDDISE
- a CDS encoding putative ABC transporter permease; translation: MDDILKYSLIFIICSVSGWIIELIYRRYFGDTKKFINPGFLYGPYLPIYGIGGIILYILSGYEMNDVSRFFMIAMSMTLMEYIGGYIILKYYKIRLWDYRDERFNYNGIVCFKYAIYWGILGELFYLYVSPILTENVSFLFSNLSFSYFLGMFFGFFIIDVVIKMNLMNILKGVIEEVENKEFTLNMDTFKLRIGERRKIINLGFRLIPTFHSINIREVVKDIAKEKINKRRKQKNKED
- a CDS encoding ABC transporter substrate-binding protein, producing MKNFLKKVALFTLVSSIALGASKDKGHLLIYAGLMEDYAIKSTREFEKETGIKTEFVRMSSGETLARVRAEKDNMTASVWFGGPVDAFVAANEEGLIEPYKSPVADQIPSKFKDPNGVWTGIYVGYLGFVGNKELLDEIGAKMPQSWADLLKPEYKGELVTAHPGSSGTAYTMLSTIIQLKGEKEGMKYMQQLNKQVRQYTKSGTAPGRMVGMGETAVGITFLHDAIKYRKEGYKDIIIAAPKEGTGFEIGGVAVLKNGPDQEAARKFVDWALSKRAQEIGQTVGSFQFLTNENAIPPKEAQEIVGTKLIDYDFSWAGANRKDLLVKFSNATKTKAPKK